One window of Nocardia nova SH22a genomic DNA carries:
- a CDS encoding N-acetylmuramoyl-L-alanine amidase, translating into MNHPRIIKTGLGLTAAAITTAGMLVPAAFAAPAAPADPDMSTKLAGKTVFLDPGHQGSGAPADLARPVDNGRGGTKECQTTGMTSRGGVPEHTINWNVSQLVRQSLEALGAHVVLSRQDDTGWGGCVDERAAAANRSGAAVAVSIHADGAPEADHGFHLIVPQLPIPNAAANQAQSGPGLVATKAVRDAYVQSGFTPANYAGAVDGLQTRSDIAGPALTTVPDVFIEMGNGANPDDAQLLESPDGQLKHAIAITTGLVSYLIGAAPGGVSPAANPADSPANAPQSAPGEQSAPAIQSAPAEPSTPAGPSVPGQQSAPGQQSALGAQSAPEQQSAPAQAVPGQQSVPGQQSAPAQSSVPGEQSSTPGQQDQAAPGSAPKNSAPQQNSATDALRGPTRSAPAESTPGGTAQSAPGATQPGAPAGTYRTAPGTYSNTDPATPGQPSPGTSAQALPGQAGTQSTPGDSAAGSLTTTAMRLLLPLAKSLGLDDSGLDSVLINLAYTLVSTLTGSSR; encoded by the coding sequence ATGAACCATCCACGCATCATCAAGACCGGACTCGGGCTGACCGCCGCCGCGATCACCACCGCCGGAATGCTCGTGCCCGCTGCATTCGCCGCGCCGGCCGCGCCCGCGGATCCCGATATGTCCACGAAATTGGCCGGTAAGACGGTATTTCTCGATCCGGGGCATCAGGGCTCCGGCGCTCCCGCGGACCTCGCGCGACCGGTGGACAACGGCCGCGGCGGTACCAAGGAGTGCCAGACCACCGGGATGACCAGCCGGGGCGGCGTACCCGAGCACACCATCAACTGGAATGTGTCGCAGCTGGTCCGGCAGTCGCTCGAGGCGCTGGGCGCGCACGTGGTGCTGAGCCGCCAGGACGACACCGGCTGGGGCGGCTGTGTCGACGAACGGGCCGCGGCCGCCAATCGCTCCGGCGCCGCGGTCGCGGTCAGCATCCACGCCGACGGCGCACCCGAGGCCGACCACGGCTTCCACCTGATCGTGCCGCAGTTGCCGATACCGAACGCCGCCGCGAATCAGGCGCAGTCCGGACCGGGGCTGGTCGCCACCAAGGCGGTGCGCGACGCCTACGTGCAGTCCGGATTCACCCCCGCGAACTACGCCGGTGCCGTCGACGGGCTGCAGACCCGCTCCGACATCGCGGGACCGGCGTTGACCACCGTGCCCGACGTCTTCATCGAAATGGGCAACGGCGCCAACCCCGACGACGCGCAGTTGCTGGAATCGCCCGACGGTCAGCTCAAACACGCCATCGCCATCACGACCGGGCTGGTGAGCTATCTGATCGGCGCGGCGCCCGGCGGCGTCTCCCCGGCGGCGAATCCGGCGGACAGCCCGGCGAACGCACCGCAGTCCGCACCCGGTGAGCAGTCCGCGCCCGCGATCCAGTCGGCACCGGCGGAACCGTCCACGCCGGCTGGACCGTCCGTCCCCGGGCAACAGTCGGCTCCCGGACAGCAATCGGCCCTCGGTGCGCAATCGGCCCCCGAACAGCAGTCCGCGCCCGCTCAGGCGGTACCCGGACAGCAGTCCGTCCCGGGCCAGCAATCCGCGCCCGCCCAGTCGTCCGTGCCGGGGGAGCAGTCGTCCACGCCAGGTCAGCAGGATCAGGCGGCGCCGGGTTCGGCACCGAAGAATTCGGCGCCACAGCAGAATTCGGCCACCGACGCTCTCCGTGGCCCGACCCGCTCGGCGCCGGCCGAATCCACTCCGGGCGGTACCGCCCAGTCGGCGCCGGGTGCGACCCAGCCCGGCGCACCGGCGGGCACCTATCGCACCGCGCCGGGCACGTACTCGAATACCGATCCCGCCACGCCGGGACAGCCGAGTCCGGGAACCAGCGCGCAGGCGCTGCCGGGACAGGCCGGTACCCAGAGCACACCCGGTGACTCGGCCGCGGGCAGTCTCACCACGACCGCGATGCGACTGCTGCTCCCGCTGGCGAAATCCCTGGGCCTCGACGACAGCGGGCTCGACTCGGTCCTGATCAACCTCGCCTACACCCTGGTCTCCACCCTCACGGGGTCGAGTAGGTAA